Below is a genomic region from Polypterus senegalus isolate Bchr_013 chromosome 13, ASM1683550v1, whole genome shotgun sequence.
AGTCAAACCGTCGTATAGAGCTGACCAAATACTCTTAAacttaaataaatgtcaaaagtAAAGAGTGCCCTTCATAttcgttatatagtgccttttagtgcctttgctatctatctatgacaTGAGCATAATACCTTTCATATTTACAAGATAAACAAACACCTAGAAAAGACCCTgaaatgatgatgaagatgatgataaagataatgatgatgatgatgatgatataattatTGTAATATGTTACATCAAGTGAGCCGATTTATGTTTCCCATTAAATGAAGCTCACACTTCTGGTGGCATCAGACATCAAGTGACAGACTCCAGGTAACCTTCAGCGCATGACATGACATGTATAGtgctatctatatctattatattgtatagtgcctttcacatctatctatctatctatctatctatctatctatctatctatctatctatctatctatctatctatctatctatctatctatctatctatctatctatctatatatagtgcctatcttctatctatctatctatctatctatctatctatctatcttttaagcCGCTTGGAGAACCATATTGGCATCCAGGGGATggcagctgtataaataaaaaatttgccatgataattttattttggcaaacaaTTCAGGTAAATTGTCACTTTTGTAAGCAGAAGTGggtcaaaacaacaacaacaacaacatttatttctatggcactttttcatacaaatgatggcgcacaaagtactttacaggaagaagaaagaggaaaaagacaaaataaataagaattaaaattagggaagactaattaacatagaataaaagtaaggtccgatggccagggcggacagaaaaaacaaaaacaactccagacggctggagagaaaaaataaaatctgcagggtttctgaggccacgagaccacccagacccctctcggctttctacctaacatcaatgacctcaatcagtcctcatggtattcagggttcacatggaagaacttgatgatgacagtcatgtggacttctggccttcattccatcaatgtagtgacatcacggtgctttgatcgggtggtggtgacGCAGATCGCCActacagaaaacaggaaaaagaacaaaagagaactaataatgataattaaatgaatatacagagcaccaggattaaactaaaataaagttatgagaaagccatgttgaagtaatgtgttttcagcagttttttaaggtgctccaccgtatcagcctggctattccagatttgaggtgcataacagcagaaggccgcctgcccatctcaccacttcttttaggttttgttgttggaattctaagcagaccctcacttgaagatctaaggttacgatttggagtgtaaggtgtaagacatcctgaaatataagatggagcagattattgaaggctttgtaaaccatcagcaggattttaaagtcaattctaaatggcacaggtaaccagtgtagtgacgctcagactggggtgatgtgctccgattttcttttcctagttaagattcttgcagctccattctgcactcgctgTAACTGAATTATGTCTTTTTtcggtggtcctgagaggagagccttacagtaatctagtcaactgaaaattAAAGCGTGGATTAATtaagcatcttgcaatgttataagaggtctaacttttgttatatttcttaaatgaaaaaatgctgtcctagtaatctgattaaaatgtgattaaaaattcaggtcagagtcaatagttacccctaaattctttacatcCGTCTCAAGCTGTACTAATAACTTTATCAGCTGTGAAGAGACGGGCACCAGGCCTACATTGGTTTACAGCTCAGGAAAGACGTGCTGATCTGATGACTTTACAACCTGTGAACAGGAGGAGGTGCTGTGGGACTAGAAATGGCCAAAGCAGTTTACAGTTTGAGGCAGGAgattaataaaaaatcaaaaactctgTTGCTTGGGGAAACAGACGTATTATTCAAATTGATTAAAGAGTCTGAATGAATtgatccatcatattgacagccagccaatcagaatatttAAGAATCACATGTTGCGAAACCCCTGCGTAGGATTTTATAATAAAGTAGCTGTACCCCACAGCTtcacctgcatagtagtgaaacaggccaaactttaaaaatcaacgtaataaattgtattgagaagaatttatattgatagttttcatattgatatacaatatttttggttttggtatcaggggtgagaatgtagctgtgatcttttTGCCAAAATTGTAAAAAGCTGGCAAGGTATCTCTGCCCAAGCCGAAGGTGCGTATGCTCAAACGCTGCCACTATGTGTGGTGTGTttgcaatgacatccaaagagttccATTTCGCTCTCCCAGTATctcattggcttgtccaaatgttgtgcagcaaactttcAACGAGCTTCAACGTGCCTTCTCTTCAAGAATGGAGTCTCGTGCCATGAGCAGTGTGCTTAGAGGCCATGGCGCTTGAGCGCATTACTTCTTGTTCTCTTTGAACTAATGGACCTAttaattccaggtctttctgaagctctcggAGAGTTGTCCTTTGCTCTTCTGATTCTGCTTTTAACAGAAATCCTGCGAGGAGCACCTGGTTGTGGGCCATTAATGGTGAAATTatgttctttccacttccggATTACGGCCCCAatggtgctcactggaacattcagaagtttagaaatacgCCTTTCACCAATGCCATCAGGATGTTTGTGGAGGTCCtgagagagctctttgctttaACTCATCATGAGATacttcttgtgtgacaccttggtaatgatagatagatagatagatagatagagtgaaaggcactatatgatagatagatagatagatagatagatagatagagcctttcatatctatctatctatctatctatctatctatctatctatctatctatctatctatctatctatctatctatcagttatatagtgcctttcatatctatctatctatctatctatctatctatctatctatctatctatctatctatctatctatctatctatcttttttattaaatccaaacaatatctacatacttctgtgaTATCAGCTAAgcccatatattcaatctctttttgctgttccattatttcaccgagtaataatttccaatttgcttgcactaatgcgatctttactttcatttttttgagacttttgaattttagtactttcataatctgtaacctgctctgcatgtgtatcgcgatAACGTTATTGATCCTCTtaacgacgttctactttgtcttctactctttgacttttatttctgaccccgcttggagttgagagcgcaggaagtgtgtctgacaagaGCCTTCACACGAATGAGCAGTGATTGGACTGTgagcgtggttgtaaatgtttgagaggagggcgggacttgtaaCAATCTCTTAGCAAAAAGTCTCGTCCCGTGGAACCTGAAATTATATTTcgcgggagttgaaattatctccgagaaagtctcgtcccaggatttccttttataatagacagatatattagtgtttgctctgagggtcttgatagagaagtatagagaaggccagaaggagttgcattgcgtctttgtggacctggagaaagcctcaagaggagttgtggtattatatgaggaagtcgagagtggcagagaagtatgtaagagtggtacaggacatgaagtgtgacagtggtgaggtctgcggtaggagtgacagaggtgggattacatcagggatcgactctgagccctttcttatttgcaatggtgatggacaggctgacagacgagattagacagatgtctctgtggactgtgatgtttgctgatgacactgtgatctgtatcgatagtagggagcaggttgaggagatcctggagaggtggagatatgagaggagaggattgaaggtcagtaggaccaccaagacagaatacatgtgtgtgaatgagagggaggtcagtggaatggtgaggatgagggagtggagctggtgaaggtggatgagtttaaatacttgggatcaacagtacagagtaacggggattgtggaagagaagtgaagaagagagtgcaggcagggtggaatgggtggagaagattgtcaggagtgattggtgacagacgggtatcagcatgagtgaaagggaaggtctacaagttggtagtgagatcagctatgttatatgggctggagacggtggcacaggagacagagctggaggtggaagagttaaagatgttaagatttgcattgggtgtgacaaggatggacaggattagaaatgaggacattagagggtcagctcaagtgggacggttgggagacaaagtcagagaggcgagattgtgttggtgtggacatgtgcagaggagagatgaggggtatattgggagaaggatgctaaggacagagctgcctggcaagaggaaaagaggaaggcctaagagaaggtttttggatgtggtgagagaggacatgcaggtgatgagtgtaacagaacaagatgaggaggacaggaagatatgaagaagatgatctgccgaaagaagaagaaattattcTTCCTTTGTTGACATACCATAActtttaatgttttcatatttgattcCAATTTTATCAGTTGTTATTCctttaacattgatgttgttttatttgaatttctgttttatatCATGTCTCAGGTGTTCTTCTAATTTGTTCAGGGTATTGGGACCCTGCTGCGTGGTGATTTTGCACTTTAAATAacgttaattgattgattgatgcatGCCGTGTGAACTTACGTCTTTTTCTTCTTGCAGCATCAAGGAAGAGAAGGCTGAGAAGGTGAAAGACCACCAGCTGAGGAGTAGCTGCAGTTCTCGGTGCCTCCATCCAGCCTCTTTTTCTGCCTCTTCCACTGGTGTCACTTACTGTCACATCGGTGATCTGCTGCCaggaaggaaaacaaacaaaacaaaacaacttcaGCCACCAAGGAGGACCACAGaaagaagaaaattcaaaatgcGTCAGACACTTGTCACCCTGTGCTTCTGCCTTGTAATGTCGGTGGAGAGCTACTCGTTCAACCACTGCACAGTAAAGAGGTCCCACAACAACACCTTCATTACGGCATCCTGCATCCAAATGAACTTTCACGTCGTTCCAAGGGACATCCCCGACCAAACAAACAATTTGGACCTTTCTCAAAACACAATTTCCCAGCTGGTCCGAGACGATTTCAAGAACCTGATATTTCTGAAAGTTCTGAATGTGTCAGGCAACCACATCTCGCGGATGGCCAATGGCACCTTTAAGGACCTGGTGGCACTCGAGGTGCTGAACCTCTCCAAAAACAACATCAGCTCACTTTCAGATGCCACGTTTGAAGGCCTTGCTAGCCTCGTCACGTTGCACCTTGGTGAAAATCAAATTCGGAGCATTGGCCAGGCCAGTTTCCAAGGCTTGACCAGCGTCAGACTCGTCAACTTAAGTTTCAATGGCCTGTGTGACCTCGAAAGACTGCGGTCGGTCCTAGAAGTCACCCACCTGAGGAAGTTGTACATCGCAAATAACAACATTGGCAGGTTCAGCACTGACTGCTTCCCCAACGCGTCTTTACAGTTAAATGTTCTCGACGTTTCACGTAACCCTTTATCCCTTTTCAACGTGAAGGCAAACAGACTTACGAGTCTCCAGACTCTGGACCTCTCATTTCTGGACTCGACCAATGGCCTCCAGTGGGAGGTGAGCAGTACGGCTCTTACGCATACAATGAAGAGGCTGTACTTGAGCCAGTCCACGATCGCCGCTCCAGGCCTCCTGTCCATCCTGCAGACGATGGTCAACTCCTCTGTAGAGTACCTGAAGGTCTCTCATTTAAACCTGAGTCAGGTGCCCGATGTCTTGCAGAAGGTTTGCCTTTGGTTTCCCAAACTGCAGATTTTATACCTTCAAGGAAATAACTTTGTGAGAGTTCAGGGCACCCCGTTTGTAAACTGCACACGGGTTACCAGCTTAGAGTTATCCTGGAACGGTTTAGAAGAACTCTCGGAAGGCGTCTTTAACGGACTGAATCAGTTGCGCCGCTTGTTCCTGTCCCATAATTTACTCCAAGCCGTCCCCAACTTGATGGGCCTGGCGACAGGCTTGGAAACACTCGACCTAAGAAACAATCAGATTGAAAAAATTCACCCGAAAGATTTTGCACAGTTGAGAAATTTAAGGTACCTGAACCTGGTGGGGAATAAAATCACCGCAATCCAAAGCCAAGACCTTGATGGTCTTCACCATCTAGAGCAGCTCAAGCTTGGAAACAACCTCATTCTCGACATCCCGGAGCCTTTTTCCAGCAGCTTGCGGAACCTGCGGACTCTTGAGCTTTTTGCTAACAAGATGAGTGCCCTCAGGAAGGGCACCTTTCGAAATTTACGCTCCCTCGTATCTCTGAAAATGGCCGACAATCAGATCTCACAGATTGAGGACGGTTCATTCCAAGGGCTTTCCAAGCTGAAGGTTTTATATTTAGGAGGAAACAAGATCGCCATGAAGATGCTGATCACCTGGAATGTCTTCGGTGGATTGTCTTCGCTGCGGGAGCTTCAGGTGTTTGACAACGAGCTGAGATGTGAGAGCGACGACGACTTCCAGCGGCCCCCTTTCTCGGGACTGAAGGATCTGACCAGTCTTTACTTCAACAGTCAAAGAGATGAGGGACTGCTGAACCTCCCTGCAAATTCTCTTCAAGGACTGCCCTCCCTTAAGAGGGTCTATGCAAACAACCTGAACCTCAACTTCATCCATCCCGACACATTCACCTACACTCCTCACTTACAGTTTTTGGAGCTGACTGGAAATCCGCTCGGTCAAATCCATCCTTCGGTTTTCCACTCAACGCCGAACCTCAGGGTCTTGTACCTGGACAGCACCAGGGTGCAGTCTTTGGACTTCCTCATCCACACCAACCTCACAGAGCTGCAGATTCTGACGGTGGCTTCAAATGAGATCAGCGCAGTCAATGAGACTCACATCCGTTCGCTTCCCAAGCTGAATCTACtcagtgcagaaaaaaacccGTTCACCTGCAGCTGTGAGAACGCGTGGTTCTTAAACTGGTCCTTATTGGACCCCCAAGTCCAGGTGACTTTTCTGAATACGTTCACCTGTTCCCACCCAGCCAATTATGTGGGAATGAAGCTGGTGGACTTCAAAACAGACTTGTGTTTGGTAGACTATGAATTTGTGGGCTTCATCTCCTCATTTAGCATAGTGGCTGTGACAATGGTGGCCGCCAGCGTCTACCACTATCTCCGATGGCAGGTCGCCTTTGTGTACTACTACTTCATGGCCTTCCTGTATGACCGAAGGCAAAGGGCTCAGCCGCTCCAAGCCTACGAATATGACGCCTTTGTCTCGTACAACAGGAACGATGAACTTTGGGTCCTGAAGGAGTTAATCCCAAACCTGGAAGAGAAACAAGGTTGGAAGTTGTGTCTCCACCACCGCGATTTTGAACCGGGCAAGGCCATCGTGGAGAACATTGTGGACAGCATCTACAGGAGCCGCAAGACCATCTGCCTCATCAGCCGCCACTTTCTGGAGAGCGAGTGGTGCTCCAGGGAGATGCAGGTGGCAAGCGTCCGCCTGATGGATGAGAAGGAAGACGTCCTGGTCTTGGTGTTTCTGGAGGATCTCCCTTCTGCTCAGCTCTCTCCCTACCACAGAATGAGGAAGCTGGTCAAGAGGAAGACCTACCTGAAGTGGCCCCAAAACAGAGAAGAGGAGAACTTGTTCTGGCACAAGCTAAAAACTGCACTGAGCGCCAAGGAGGAACTCTGCAGGGATCACCCCATCGCGCTGTGCCTTTGAACATCTTCTCCTGGGAGTGGGTCAGTTATCCACATTTACTTGACGAACACAATTAAACCTGACGCCATCACAACGGACAAAACAACAGAGACGTTTGGGTTGGTGCAGTGCAGGAACTTCTTTAAGAACGTTCACCACAAACCTTCAGAATTCAGCTTACACATCTGAAGGTCTCCTCAGAATACGGAAAACGATCAAAATTAAAGACGAGCACAAAACAGAAGCGTTAGATGAGATCACCTTTATTTATCCTGAGGGAAAATCCAGGGGCACACAGCAGCAGaagcataaaaaacaaggatatgtGATCACAGGAAAAagaatacagccaatcaatcaatcaatcaataagtgtatattgtgtagatatttcaaAATCAATGAGTGAAACACTGAAATGCCTGCTAgtggtgggcagaaaagacccccagaggcgccTCTTAGCACACCATGCTGGAATGAGCTTGTAGCTACAAGTGctccaagaaagagcaccacctGGAGAGCATTTTCCATGATAGCACCCAATTTTGCCCACTAttctcttttctacaacagcttccagtgctCCCAGTCCGCCCAGTAGTGATGGAGCAGACGTgactgataagtttgttcaggtgttgtgcttcttttgagctcaagttgatTCCCCAATGCACAACAGACCACAGTGTAgaccaccacactggctactatggacaggtagaacatttccagtagcttgcTCCACACATCAAAATACAAGAGAGGCTCCTTAGCAGGTCCAGTCTGCTCTGCTTCTTCATGTAAGGTGccagtccagtttgctggtacctgtagctctgcaccacagTCCTCCCAATGAATGGTGACGGGTCTCAGAGGCTCTTTGGCACACCACCAGCAGCTCCTTTAGTCTTCttgatgttgagctgcaggtggTTCTCCCTACACCACATGACAACataagacccccagaggcacctcttagcacaccgtggccacaagtgctccaagacagcgcctcctggaggagatttttcatgatggcatccaattttgcccaccatcctcttttccaccacaccttccagtgtgtccaggccTTGTGATGCTGCAGGGTTTTCTAAAaagtttgttcagacattgtgcttcttctgagctcaagttgcttGCCCAGGAGACGATGGCATAgaccaccacactggctactttGGACTGGtggaacatttccagcagtttgctgcacacatcaaaagacctgagagtctccttagcaagtccagtctgctctggctctTCTTGTCCAGCACCACCGTGTGATCAGACCAGTCCACTTTgctggtacttgtagctctgcaccactttctCGTCCTCGCAGCGAATGGTGACGGGTCTCAGAAGCTCTTTGGCACACTGGAAGTCCACCAGTAGCTTTttttcttgctgatgttgagtccCCCACAAGCCTCCTGTACTCCATGgactcgtctccattattaaCGTAGCCTATGATGGACGAGTCACCTGAAAAGTTGTGAAGGTGACAcctgctggtattgtgctggaagtccgTTGTGTGGAGGGGTGAACAGGAAGGCAGACATGACAGGTCCCTGAGGTGGTCCACTGTTACACACCACCGTTTCTGACACACACAGAGACCCTCGGGCTCACCAGCTGCTGTCTGCCAGTCAGGTACTCGATGATCCAGGAGACTGGGGGGCCATCAAGATGCAAAGCCTTGAATGTTGACAacagcatcatctgcataaataAATCTGCCAGTCTGTTGAATTTTATTTGCCCATTTTGCCCCTCATTTGACCCCTCAGATCCCATCTTatctgtttgtttatgtttgtttgCTTGTCAACCACACAAAAAATGCCTGAATTGATTTTCACAGAATCTTGCATGCAGCTTACCATTGGTTCAGCTTAAATCCTAGGCATTGTCGATAGGGGGCATTGCAGAACCCCGGACCCCAAATGCAACCTCACAGACTCAATTCCAAGgtgcaaatatatgttttttttttattataaattacgTTACAAAAAGGCttctttcaataaaaaataacacaaatcccaattcttttctctctctcttcctttgcagcttctcctccactcctcccaggtgggTTTTGTCCTCCATCTCCCGACTCCAAGTCACCTGGATGAGGTtaagtggctccttttatctttgTCCCGGGAGCACTTCCAGCGCCAGGacatagcacttccaggtcaaatgggGGTTACTAATCCCAGCAGCTGCCTCTGGCAgaccccatggaacccaacagggttgccccATGGGACtgcaggtcccagcatgccctgcgggtgtCTGTGTGGGAATCCTAGAACAGGTGTGCCATCTAGTGTATTGGGGGAGCCACTGACCTGAAtacatcatttttttccccccactgttcCTCATTTATATTGACCCCCCTGCCAGGTAATTAAATTTGGTCCATCCCTACCAGGGCACCGGCTCCACGGTTGCCACCTCCTGGTAAAGGCAGAGAATAACCTGCCTTTTTTCTCGGCCATTCAGTAGGTGgcctcccggccaggtaatgaatCATGCACTATCCTGTTCGGGATGCCAGCCCATGCTTGCTCTCCTTTACACATTTCAGGTATGTGATACCCCCCCCCACCCCAgggcaagagggggcgctgtcactaaccaTCTTGTCTCCTTTACTCTCCATATTATAATAAGGACACCCAGTGAGGGAAACCATCGGTGCCCCCATAAAACCAAGTGCACAGGAATGAGGCGCCACTTGTTGATCCGAGTTAACCGGAGGACAGAGTTCCATGAAACTGAGAGGACTTTGGAGCCCCCCCTGACTTTTCTATTCTGCCCTTTTGCACCATCAGGCACTTCTTGATCCTTAAATTGAATTCAATGGACTTGGACCAGGCTGGCACCCTAACATTTATTGTTTCCCTCCTGTCTGCTCccatttccatccattcatccatccattatccaacctgctatatcctaactagagggtcacgggggtctgctggagccaatcccagccaacatagggtgcaaggcaggaaacaaaccccgggcagggtgccagcccactacagggcacacacatgcacacacaccaaccacagtctagggacaatttaagattccccaatccacctaacctgcatgtctttggactgtgggaggaaactcattcagacacggggagaacatgcaaactccacacacggaggacctgggaagtgaacccagacgggtctccttactgcgaggcagcagcgctacccactgcgccaccctgctcCTATTTCTGCTCACACAAAATTTCAGAAACATCACTAGGGAATGGGGGCTGAAATATTGGGGGGGTTCAAAAACTGACCATAATGACATTTTGCATGTAATTATAATAAAGCTGAAGCAGCTTACAGTCCAGGGTATACGGCAGTTGTAATGGGGGGCTGAGGGGGCAAAAATTGCATCAGCTGAGTTAAAGTTCATACACGTTTGTATGCATATTAGAGTTGAAACAACATACACATCTTTTTAGTCCTTTTGAAAAGTTCCATCAAGCAACTGGGCTGTAAAGGTGGGGGGGGGGACGGGGGGGCAAAAAGAACCACATTACTATGTCACCCCCCAAAACTGTTCAGCCAGCAGTAACCGATGAATGAATTGTGCCCCTCTATGTGGCGTGGTGTGTCCTCAGGTCAGTACCAGTAACGAGCTGCTCATACTGTgcccccataatgtttgggaaCAGAGACCCCTTCATCTTTGATTGGCCCCTCTGCTCCCCAGTTTACAAATTCCAACTCAAACAACGGAGATTAAAGGGCACATTGAGGACTTTCATTGCAGACACTTCGGTCACACATCACTTTGTCTTCACGGTCCTCCCATTTCAGCAGTGGCAGGTCTATCAAAGATGTAGTCATATTGAGGACTTTGTCACGTGTCCCTGTCACATGTCCCTCACGCGTAATGACTGATTGATGGTGCTGAGGATCCTCTCTGCTGTTGCTATGCTTGTTTcgggggggcttgtccccttacgtTTTCTCTCCAGCATGTGGAAGGCCTTCTCAGTTGGACTGAAGTCAGGTGACtggatggccattccagaattttctattttttagctttgataaactcctgtgggACCCCAGTAGTGTGTTTGGATGGTCATCTTGTTGCAGGATGAAGACGAGTTTGGTGgtctttactggaacttgagcagatcagatgtttctccacacctcagaattcattgtgctgtCAGCAGGTCCATCTTCAATGAAGAGAaatgtgccaggacctgtggcagccatcttctctctctctctctctctatctctctctctctctctctctctctctctctctctctatctatctatctatctatctatctatctctctatctatctatctatctatctatctatctatctatctatctatctatctatctatgcccaGACCAGCACTGCCATGTTTAATaaatgaggtggtctgctttgcatCTCCAGTTCATTATACAGTAAGTCTCCAAACTCACTCTTTCTCTGAGTTTCTCCAATGCTGGCACTCCCCACAGATGCACTTCTTTTGATTGGCTtgccaaagtcaaactgaccaatcagattgctctgtgggactggacacacacagcCATTGGCGTTTTATTAATTGGTAATT
It encodes:
- the LOC120541904 gene encoding toll-like receptor 13; translation: MRQTLVTLCFCLVMSVESYSFNHCTVKRSHNNTFITASCIQMNFHVVPRDIPDQTNNLDLSQNTISQLVRDDFKNLIFLKVLNVSGNHISRMANGTFKDLVALEVLNLSKNNISSLSDATFEGLASLVTLHLGENQIRSIGQASFQGLTSVRLVNLSFNGLCDLERLRSVLEVTHLRKLYIANNNIGRFSTDCFPNASLQLNVLDVSRNPLSLFNVKANRLTSLQTLDLSFLDSTNGLQWEVSSTALTHTMKRLYLSQSTIAAPGLLSILQTMVNSSVEYLKVSHLNLSQVPDVLQKVCLWFPKLQILYLQGNNFVRVQGTPFVNCTRVTSLELSWNGLEELSEGVFNGLNQLRRLFLSHNLLQAVPNLMGLATGLETLDLRNNQIEKIHPKDFAQLRNLRYLNLVGNKITAIQSQDLDGLHHLEQLKLGNNLILDIPEPFSSSLRNLRTLELFANKMSALRKGTFRNLRSLVSLKMADNQISQIEDGSFQGLSKLKVLYLGGNKIAMKMLITWNVFGGLSSLRELQVFDNELRCESDDDFQRPPFSGLKDLTSLYFNSQRDEGLLNLPANSLQGLPSLKRVYANNLNLNFIHPDTFTYTPHLQFLELTGNPLGQIHPSVFHSTPNLRVLYLDSTRVQSLDFLIHTNLTELQILTVASNEISAVNETHIRSLPKLNLLSAEKNPFTCSCENAWFLNWSLLDPQVQVTFLNTFTCSHPANYVGMKLVDFKTDLCLVDYEFVGFISSFSIVAVTMVAASVYHYLRWQVAFVYYYFMAFLYDRRQRAQPLQAYEYDAFVSYNRNDELWVLKELIPNLEEKQGWKLCLHHRDFEPGKAIVENIVDSIYRSRKTICLISRHFLESEWCSREMQVASVRLMDEKEDVLVLVFLEDLPSAQLSPYHRMRKLVKRKTYLKWPQNREEENLFWHKLKTALSAKEELCRDHPIALCL